The genomic interval TTGAGTCGTATAGTCGCGTGAAGGATCGAAGCGGCATCCTTTTTTGTCCGCCGCGGCGGACAAAAAAGATACAGCGGAGAGCCTGGCCCGTAGTCCCGACACTTCGTGATTACGGAGGGACACGCCCAAATTATTCCCATTATCAATCTAAAAGCGAAAAATTATCATTTATTTCACATCATTTCCGCCTTCAAGCCAATTGCAAAAACGTAACTTTGTTTGTGAATTAAAAACTACAATAATGACAGACTTAAAAAACAAAAATGCCCTAATCACAGGAGCTGGAAAAGGAATCGGAAAAGCAATCGCCATAGCACTTGCCAAAGAAGGTGTCAACGTAATATTGGTCGCACGTACGCAAGCTGACATAGATGAAGTAGCAAAAGAAATCGCTCCATTGGGAGTAAAAACCCTAGCATTAACAGCAGATGTTGCCGATATTGAATCGGTAAACGCTGCTGTTGTAAAAGCATTAGCCGAATTCAAGACCATCGACATCCTAATCAACAACGCCGGAATAGCTGCTTTTGGAAATTTCTTGCAAATGGAAGTAACTGATTGGGAACGCATCATACAAGTCAACTTAATGGGGACTTATTATGTGACTCGCGCCGTATTGCCGAACATGATTGAGAGACAAACGGGAGATATTATCAATATTTCATCGACTGCTGGATTGAACGGAAATGCCGTAACGAGCGCATACAGTGCTTCAAAATTCGCTGTTCTAGGTCTGACAGATTCGTTGATGCAAGAAGTACGCAAACATAATATTCGTGTTACTGCTTTAACGCCAAGCACCGTTGCAACTGACATGGCCAAAGACCTCAACCTAACGGACGGAAACCCAGATAAAGTAATGCAATCTGAAGATATGGCAGAACTAATCGTTGCGCAATTGAAATTAAACCGTCGCGTGTTTATTAAGAATAGTAGCATTTGGTCTACTAATCCGTAATTTATTATGCAGAGATTCACAAAGAAAACACAGAAGTTCACAGAGTATTATTTTATACTTTGTGAACCTTTTTTTTTTTAGTAAATCAAATTCAAAGGTCAATCTCAAAAATCAAATTTTAAAAAAAATAAATGGTTTTCATGTATCCTTTGTTCTTAAATCAAAAATCGTTAATTTTAAAACCTTTGCGTCCTTTGTGCTTCCTTAGCGAACTTTGCGGTTAAATCACTTCAAAAATCGTTAATCTTAAACTGATTCTACAGCAACAAACTCCATTCGAACCGCACCATCTTCATCAATATGAGTTAAGTTCACATTCTGCAATGTATTCGCTAACTCAGGATTCCAAGGCGTTTTTACTTTTACATAATTCTCCGTAAATCCATGAATATAGCCTTCTTTGTTTTCGCTTTCGAACAAAACCGTTCTTTGCGTTCCAAGTTGAGTTTCATAAAAAGCACGACGTTTTTTCACAGACAAACCTCTTAGCATTTTGCTACGTTTAGCACGTACATTGGCAGGAACAGCTCCTTCCATTTCAGCGGCTTCGGTATTATCTCTTTCTGAATAAGTAAAAACGTGTAAATAAGAAATATCCATTTCGTTCAAGAAATGATACGTTTCTAAGAAATGCTCGTCACTTTCCCCAGGAAAACCCACAATCACATCAACACCTATACACGCATGAGGCATGACTTCTCGTATTTTATTAACTCGCTCTGTATAAACATCACGTAAATAACGACGTTTCATCATCTTCAATATGGCGTCACTTCCTGATTGCAACGGAATATGAAAATGAGGCACAAAAGTGCGGCTTTTAGAAACAAATTCTATAGTTTCATTTTTCAATAAATTCGGTTCAATAGATGAAATTCGTAATCTTTCAATTCCTTCTACTTCATCCAATGCTTGGACTAAATCCAAGAAAGTATGTTCATGTTTTTTGTTCCCAAATTCCCCTTTACCATAATCCCCGATATTTACACCAGTCAAAACAATTTCTTTGATGTTTTGCGCTGAAATATCTTTAGCATTTTGAAGCACATTTTCGAGTGCATCACTTCTAGAAATCCCTCTCGCTAGTGGAATCGTACAATAGGTACATTTATAATCGCATCCATCCTGCACTTTCAAGAATGCACGAGTACGGTCACCAATGGAATAACTACCGACGTAAAAATCGGCTTCGGAAATTTCGCAAGAATGTACTTCACCCATGTCATTTTTACTTAAATCATTGATATAATCCAAGATTTTGAATTTTTCCGTAGCGCCTAAAACTAAATCAACGCCATCAACTGCCGCCAATTCTTCCGGTTTCAACTGCGCATAACAACCCACCGCCGCTACAAAAGCTTTGTTGTTGAGTTTCATGGCTTTTTTGACCACTTGCTTGAATTGTTTGTCGGCATTTTCAGTAACGGAGCACGTATTAATTACATACATATCCGCAACGTCTTCAAAATCTACACGATCAAAACCCTCATCTTGAAAATTACGTGCTATTGTAGATGTTTCTGAAAAATTCAGTTTACATCCAAGAGTATAAAAGGCAACCTTTTTTCTGTTTTCCATAAGTAGTCACTAATAATGAAATCGTTGTCAAAAATTAGCGTGTGCAAATTTACAAACAAATCCCAAAAAATCACTTCTATTCTAGATTTAATTCAATATGCATTTATAAACGCAGATTGAAAACAACACAATCCATTCCGAAACTGTTTTTCATAACTTCTAATTTAATTCAAAATTTATAAACATCTTTGTATTATGAAAATCTTACTCATTGAAGACGAAAAAGAATTGGCAGAAAGTATCAAATCGTATTTGTCTGGAAACGACTTTATTTGTGAGTGGACAGATAATGTGAAGACTGCGATTGAAAAAATCTCTAATTATGAATACGACTGTATAGTGTTGGATTTGACTTTACCCGACGGAAATGGTCTTGAAATTTTGAAAGAAATAAAGAGACAAAACAAATCGGAAGGTATTATTATTATTTCAGCAAAGGAAACATTAGAAACACGTATCGAAGGACTTACTTTGGGTGCGGATGATTTTTTAACCAAGCCTTTTCATCTGTCTGAATTATTAGTACGAACCCAAGCTATTATTCGGAGAAAAAAATTCAAAGGAAATAATTTTGTTACCTTCAACGAGATTGAAATTGATATCCTTTCGAAAACGGTTAAGGTGAATGGTAGAAAACTCGATGTCACCAAAAAAGAACTTGATTTACTTTTGTACTTAATTGGAAATCAAGACAGAGTACTTTCAAAAAGCGCCATTGCAGAACACCTTTCGGGAGATATGGCCGATATGCTAGACAATCACGATTTTGTTTATGCACACATCAAAAACTTAAAAAATAAATTGAAGGAAGCTGGAATCATAGATTACATTAAAACGGTTTATGGACTAGGTTATAAATGGCAAAATGAGTGAAAAACTTTTACATAAAACATCAAAAGCATATCTGGTTTTTGCACTGCTATTGCTAATAGTTGCCGCTCCATTGTTTTATATTCTAATCGAAAAACTGTATATCGATGATGCCGACGAAGCCTTACTACTTCGTAAAAATGAGTTTATTCAATATTCAGCTAAAAATATTAAAACAACCGATGTTCCAATTTGGAATAAATTCAACCGTGATATTAAAATTATTGCTGCAACTCCTCTGAAAAAAGATTCCCTTTTCTACACGTTTTATTATGATACATTGTATAATGAAAATGAACCTTATAGAGAATTGCGTTTGCCTATAAAAATTGAAGGCAAGTCGTATACCTATTCGGCAAGAATAAATTTGGTAGAAACATCCGATTTAATCGAGAGTATTGCAATCTTATTTTTGGTAATCATTTCGTTGTTGCTTATTGGTTTATTTTTTATTTCGAAAAGGCTATCTCTTAATCTATGGAAACCCTTTTACAAAACATTATTGCAAATTGAACAATTTGAAATTGATAAGTCAAACCTTCCACAATTCGCAAAAACGGATACAGAAGAATTTAACCGTTTGAATCAAAGTATTCAAAAATTGATCGAAAAGAATACCTCCATTTATAGAAGTCAACGGGAATTTATTGAAAATGCCGCTCATGAATTGCAAACCCCATTAGCCGTGTTTCAGGCTAAAATTGATACACTCATTCAGCGTAATGATGTGACACAAGAGCAATCCGTGATTTTGTCATCTTTGAATGATAACGTTTCAAAACTGAATCGTTTGAACAAAAATCTTTTGTTGCTTTCCAAAATTGAAAACGATCATTACGCCAACAAGCAAACCTTCTATTTGAAAGAGGCTATAGAAAAGAACCTTGCCTTTTTTGTAGAACAGGCAAATGCCAAAAACATCTCAATCAAAACGGATATTGATCCATCATTTACTATTGCATCAAATCCAGTATTAGCAGAGGTTTTAATTAGTAATTTGTTTCTTAATGCCATCAAACACAATGTTTCAAACGGACAAATAGCGATCACGCTTTCAAATCAAACACTAGTTTTTTCTAATACAGGATCTCCCAGTACTTTGTCTTCTAGTAAATTATTTAATCGGTTCTCAAAGTCGAATACATCCGAGCATGGTAATGGTTTAGGTTTGGCTATTGTTAAGAAAATTGTAGATAGTAACGACTGGATTATTCGATATAATTTCAACCATAATTTTCATTGTTTCACTATAGACTTTCGCTAATTCTAAATTTCTTCTAAATCGTATATTAAATTTGGACTAAAATAGACGAAAATGAAAAATTTAACCCTCCTTCTTTCTGCATTGTTTGCGTTCACCGCTTGCAAACAATCTAGCACTAGTAGAGAAGTTCCAGAAAACATAAAAATGGCTTTTGTCCAATCGCATCCTCATGCAGTCATTTTAAAATGGAATGACGAGCCACCATTTTGGGAAGTAAAATACAAAGAGGCTACTGAAAAAGGTGCTGTATCCTATGATAAAAATGCTGTTATTACTGAAACCGAATTGGTAATCACAAAAGATTTGTTACCAAATGGAACGACTATTCCTGACTACATCAAAGTAAATTATCCTAAAGAGAAAATTCAAGGTTATGAGAAAATAACAACTGCTAGCGGAATGATTACTTATGAAATTCAAATCACAGGACAAGAAATTGTATTTGATGTGAATGGGAAGTATTTATTAGAAGAAAAAGATTAAAACCATGATAAAAACACGTTTAATAATTGTGGTGATGCCTGTTGTTGTTCTATTGTTTTCATTCGAATGTGTCATAGCGCAGAATGATTTGAGTTATTACAACACGGCAGCCAAACAAAATAGTCCTTTGATAAATGACAATAAACTAGTCAATAAAAGCAATCAATTAGAAATAGAGAGGCTAAAAGCTTTTTATACCAAAGCCCAAATTGGGGTTACAGCCAATTATTTGTTTTCGCCACTTATTTCTAAAGATAATAACAAAACCACTTTTGAAGCCAATTCAGCTGGAGCAACTAATTACTATGGGTATGATTTGGCTTATTCCAATGGTGGAACCTATCAGGCAATGTTGAATGTTTCACAGCCTTTATTTAATGGGATACGTTATAAAACAGCTAGTGAACAAGTTGCCGTTGCGTCTCAAATAAGTCAAAATAATGTCCTATTAACGGAACATGATTTGGAGAAAATAGTAAGTGATCAATATATTTTGTGTTTGCAGGACAATAAACAAACGGGCTATGCGGAAACAATGGTCAAATTATTGGCAGATCAAAAAGATATTTTAATAAAATTGGTTGAAAGCAGTATTTACAAACAATCGGATCTTTCTTTATTAAGTATCGAACATCAAAATTTTGTAGCGCAACTGACCACTTTCAAAGCCAATTATCGCAGAGACTTAATGGACTTAAATATTCTTTGCGGCATTAATGATACACAATTACATGAACTCCAAAATATGGAACTGAGTTTGAAGAATACCAGTGCCAAATCGATGTTTATGGAGAAATACCGATTGGACAGTATCAATTTGGTCGCGCAGCAAAAAATAGTTGAATTAAAATACAAACCACAAATTAACCTTTATGCCAATACAGGGCTCAATGCGACTTATGCGCCCACGATTCCCGACCGATTTGGATTGAGTGCAGGGGTGAACTTTACGTATAACTTTTTTGATGGTGGTCAAAAACAATTGACTCAAAAGAAAACAAAAGTATTAGAAGAGTCTATTTCCTTTTACAAAGACAATTTTATTTCGCAAAACACTATTCGGAAATCAAAAATAGAGGCAGAAATTGAATCCTTTTCTACCCGAATTGCAATTGCAGATCAGCAACTCAAAGACTATGACTCATTACTGAAAACGTATAAAAAAGAGATTTTTTCGGGACAGTTAACTATTATAAATTACATCACGGTTTTGAAAAATATGGCAATGCTACAGCGTGATAATGCAATCTTGATTTCACAGCAACAATTACTTATTAATGTCTACAATTACTGGAACTGGTAAACAACATAATATAAAAATGAAACACTATAAACTATATTTTTTGACGGTAATAACTTTGCTCTTGTTCTCCTGCGGAAAAAAGGCTGAAACCACCGATGAAGTAATTGAAACACCCAAAACACCTGTAAAGATAGTGATGGTAACGCAAGGGGCAATTGATGATGAACTGACTTTATTTGGAACAACGGCTTATTTAAAACGAAATTTGGTTACCGCTTCTATACCTGCATTCATTACACAAGTGCATATAA from Flavobacterium ovatum carries:
- a CDS encoding 3-ketoacyl-ACP reductase, which gives rise to MTDLKNKNALITGAGKGIGKAIAIALAKEGVNVILVARTQADIDEVAKEIAPLGVKTLALTADVADIESVNAAVVKALAEFKTIDILINNAGIAAFGNFLQMEVTDWERIIQVNLMGTYYVTRAVLPNMIERQTGDIINISSTAGLNGNAVTSAYSASKFAVLGLTDSLMQEVRKHNIRVTALTPSTVATDMAKDLNLTDGNPDKVMQSEDMAELIVAQLKLNRRVFIKNSSIWSTNP
- the mtaB gene encoding tRNA (N(6)-L-threonylcarbamoyladenosine(37)-C(2))-methylthiotransferase MtaB, with translation MENRKKVAFYTLGCKLNFSETSTIARNFQDEGFDRVDFEDVADMYVINTCSVTENADKQFKQVVKKAMKLNNKAFVAAVGCYAQLKPEELAAVDGVDLVLGATEKFKILDYINDLSKNDMGEVHSCEISEADFYVGSYSIGDRTRAFLKVQDGCDYKCTYCTIPLARGISRSDALENVLQNAKDISAQNIKEIVLTGVNIGDYGKGEFGNKKHEHTFLDLVQALDEVEGIERLRISSIEPNLLKNETIEFVSKSRTFVPHFHIPLQSGSDAILKMMKRRYLRDVYTERVNKIREVMPHACIGVDVIVGFPGESDEHFLETYHFLNEMDISYLHVFTYSERDNTEAAEMEGAVPANVRAKRSKMLRGLSVKKRRAFYETQLGTQRTVLFESENKEGYIHGFTENYVKVKTPWNPELANTLQNVNLTHIDEDGAVRMEFVAVESV
- a CDS encoding response regulator transcription factor — translated: MKILLIEDEKELAESIKSYLSGNDFICEWTDNVKTAIEKISNYEYDCIVLDLTLPDGNGLEILKEIKRQNKSEGIIIISAKETLETRIEGLTLGADDFLTKPFHLSELLVRTQAIIRRKKFKGNNFVTFNEIEIDILSKTVKVNGRKLDVTKKELDLLLYLIGNQDRVLSKSAIAEHLSGDMADMLDNHDFVYAHIKNLKNKLKEAGIIDYIKTVYGLGYKWQNE
- a CDS encoding HAMP domain-containing sensor histidine kinase, producing MSEKLLHKTSKAYLVFALLLLIVAAPLFYILIEKLYIDDADEALLLRKNEFIQYSAKNIKTTDVPIWNKFNRDIKIIAATPLKKDSLFYTFYYDTLYNENEPYRELRLPIKIEGKSYTYSARINLVETSDLIESIAILFLVIISLLLIGLFFISKRLSLNLWKPFYKTLLQIEQFEIDKSNLPQFAKTDTEEFNRLNQSIQKLIEKNTSIYRSQREFIENAAHELQTPLAVFQAKIDTLIQRNDVTQEQSVILSSLNDNVSKLNRLNKNLLLLSKIENDHYANKQTFYLKEAIEKNLAFFVEQANAKNISIKTDIDPSFTIASNPVLAEVLISNLFLNAIKHNVSNGQIAITLSNQTLVFSNTGSPSTLSSSKLFNRFSKSNTSEHGNGLGLAIVKKIVDSNDWIIRYNFNHNFHCFTIDFR
- a CDS encoding TolC family protein, giving the protein MIKTRLIIVVMPVVVLLFSFECVIAQNDLSYYNTAAKQNSPLINDNKLVNKSNQLEIERLKAFYTKAQIGVTANYLFSPLISKDNNKTTFEANSAGATNYYGYDLAYSNGGTYQAMLNVSQPLFNGIRYKTASEQVAVASQISQNNVLLTEHDLEKIVSDQYILCLQDNKQTGYAETMVKLLADQKDILIKLVESSIYKQSDLSLLSIEHQNFVAQLTTFKANYRRDLMDLNILCGINDTQLHELQNMELSLKNTSAKSMFMEKYRLDSINLVAQQKIVELKYKPQINLYANTGLNATYAPTIPDRFGLSAGVNFTYNFFDGGQKQLTQKKTKVLEESISFYKDNFISQNTIRKSKIEAEIESFSTRIAIADQQLKDYDSLLKTYKKEIFSGQLTIINYITVLKNMAMLQRDNAILISQQQLLINVYNYWNW